In one Myxocyprinus asiaticus isolate MX2 ecotype Aquarium Trade chromosome 1, UBuf_Myxa_2, whole genome shotgun sequence genomic region, the following are encoded:
- the LOC127447995 gene encoding L-selectin, with protein sequence MKYQKWESKEPNMDRGQEACAFLKSSGLWGDADCQDVKYFLCYNENDMWQWKYIRTGMTWRDAQQYCRTHYTDLVTIADDNVNIILVLKIIWDGEAWIGLSRSFWQWSDQTQVSWPSMKWIAGQPDNDNGNEECAYVHYDGLIADDSCSVQHPFFCTQIRKKQFVRVAMKSGGHWNESAVMEAIEKKINQTLVDSGSSVTWRVQSDEKIFHEKENIEREMTTTNQICEK encoded by the exons ATGAAATATCAGAAGTGGGAATCTAAGGAGCCGAACATGGACAGGGGGCAAGAGGcctgtgcatttttaaaaagcagtggACTATGGGGTGATGCAGACTGTCAAGATGTTAAATATTTTCTATGCTATAATG AAAATGATATGTGGCAATGGAAGTACATTAGAACTGGAATGACCTGGCGTGATGCTCAACAGTACTGCAGAACACACTACACAGACCTGGTGACGATTGCAGATGATAATGTGAACATAATACTTGTCCTTAAAATAATTTGGGATGGGGAGGCCTGGATCGGTTTGTCCAGAAGCTTTTGGCAGTGGTCAGATCAGACTCAAGTGTCATGGCCCTCTATGAAATGGATTGCAGGACAGCCTGATAATGACAATGGCAATGAGGAGTGTGCATATGTCCATTATGACGGGTTGATCGCTGACGACTCATGCTCAGTTCAACATCCTTTCTTCTGCA CTCAAATTAGGAAAAAGCAGTTTGTGAGAGTGGCCATGAAATCAGGTGGACACTGGAATGAATCTGCAGTGATGGAAGCCATAGAGAAGAAG ATAAATCAGACACTAGTGGACTCTGGATCCAGTGTAACATGGAGAGTGCAATCTGATGAAAAGATCTTCCATGAGAAGGAAAATATCGAACGAGAGATGACAACAACAAACCAAATATGTGAAAAATAA